The Helicobacter cetorum MIT 00-7128 region GCACTCAAAGTTACCTTTAAAGCTCAAAGCAACGCTCTTTTATTTGCTAAAAGCATTAGTAGTTCTTTAAGCATGATGGGGTATTCGTATGTGTTGCCTATTAAAATGCAAAGTTCTTCTAGAATGAGCACTTTTTCTTATGAGATTAAGGCTGAATATGCCCTAGACCCTAATATCTTAATTGATACTATGAAAAAACATGGTTTTAATTTTGTGGATATTAGGCGCATCTCTTTAAAAGAATGGGAATATGATTTTTCTTTAGTAGAGGCTAAAATGCCTAATGCTAGGGTTTTAAGCTTGAGTAATGAGCCGGTTGAATTAAAGGAAGCGAGCGGGAAATATTGGCTGAGTGTGAGTCAAAATGCTCGTTTAAATATAAGCTCTAGCAATCCTTTATGGCAACCAAAAATTGTCTTTTATGATAATAATCTTAAAATCATTCAAGTAATTTCTGAACACAATAGAATGAAAGAAATCACCATTAATTTACTTGAGGGCGTGCGCTTTATCCAAGTTAGCGATACTAAAAATCCTATTGTCTTAAAAAATGGTATCAGCGTGGTTTATGACTCTAGCCATGAATAGTAGGGGGGAATGTGATAGAATGATAGATGATGGCTTATTAGAATTTGCAACAGAAAGTGTTCAGCGGTATTCTAATAAGGATTTTGGCGAACAACAAGTCAAGAATAGCCTTATTATGCCATTTCTTAAAGCACTAAACTATGATTGCTTTGACCCTAATATTATCTCTTTAGAATATCGTCCACCTCTTTATAAAGGCCAACAAGCTTGTGATTATATTATTACTTCTAAAAATAAGAGTAAGTTTTTAGTAGAGGCAAAAGCTATCAATGAAAATTTAAACAAGTATATTAATCAATTAGCTAGTTATTTCAATGCTAGTGTTGGGGTGCGTATAGCCATACTTACTAATGGAGTGCAATATTGGGTTTTTAGTGATTTAAAAATTCCAAACCTTATGGACGAAGAACCATTTTTGAAATTAGATTTGCTCAATTTAAGTTTGCAAGATAAAGAGATTTTAGAATATTTTACCTACGAAAATTTTGATGCTAGTAGGATTATTCAAAAAGTTTTAGAAAGAAAGTGTTATCAAGAAATTAAAGACATTTTAAAAAATGCTTTCACAGAACCTAATGAAAAATGGGTTAATTTCATCTCACAACAAACTACCATTAAAGAAATTTCATTCAACACAAAAGACTTGATTAAGAAAGCTTTTAATGAAATAATCCTAGAGCAACATCATTGCACAGATGAAAGCTATCAAGAGATTGAAAAAAGTAGCGTTATCCAAGAAGAATATAATGGCTTTGTGGTGTTAGATGAGAGAATAAAGTGGAAAAATAAGGTTTGTGAGTCTTTTATCTTTCTTGAAAAAGTGGAGCAAACTAAAGATAATCAAGAATTATTATTCAAAACCCTTATGAGATTATATGAGCTTGATGGTAAAAAGTTATTAGAGTTAGCCAAGCAAGATTATCGTGATTCTACTAGAAAATCAAGCAGTAATAGTGGTATAAAGCTTTCTTTAAGCAAGGAAAGAATTAAATCTAGTAGTAATGTAGAAATTAAAAAATTGCCAACACCTACACCCATATATTATTACGCCACGCTTAGTAGCGATTCAATTAAAAAGCTCATTATAAACTTGCTTAAGGAATTTAAACTTGAAGAAGAGAGTTTTAGAATTAAGCTTAGAGATAAAAAGGAAGAGTTGAAATAGAATTGTCTAAAAAATGCATGTTTTGCTAAAGTTAGGGGCTTATGGCATTCTTTTAAGAGCTTCAAAATAAGATAAAAATCTACTACAGAGATAATAAGAGAATAAAAACCAAAATATTAAAATAATATGCTGTTAATATTTTTAAGAGTTTAAAATTAATGATTTTAGTCAAAGAGTGCCGTTTAAATCTATTGAGCATACTTAAGAGCAACCTTAAAGATTACTCTTTTAAAAATTTATTGCTAGGATTATTCAATAATCTTAGGCACAATGAAGTAATTATCTTGGCTGTGTTTGCTTTGACTTAAAATATCTTGTGCTACACTAGGCTCATTTTGTGCTATATCTTCTCTTAGGGGGGTGCTTAGATTGGTATTAGTATTCAAATCGCTTGTTTCTAAAGCAAAGATATTTTCTACAAAGCCTAAAGTCTCAGCTAAATGGCTTTTAACACTTTCTTTATGCTCATCTTTAATCTCTAGCATGCTTAATTTTTCTAAGCGTTGTAATAATTTATCATCAATTTGCATTGTTTTTCCTTCAATTTAAAATAGGGGTTCATCCATGACTTCTGGGGCTTTAATACCCATAAGTTTTAACACGCTACTAGCGATGTTGTTTAAGGCTCCGTTTTTTAAGGCTTTGACACCATTTCCTAAAACAAAGCAATACACACTTCCAGCGGTGTGATTGGTTAAGGGATTGTGATTTTCATCTTTCATATGCTCGCAATTTCCATGGTCGCTTGTTAAAAGCATGGCATAATCTAATTCTTTAACTAATGAAAGGATTTTTCCTAAACATTCATCTACTACTTCTACGGCTTTAATGCTTGCTTCAAAGTTTCCGGTATGCCCCACCATATCACCATTAGCAAAATTAACAATGATTAAATCAGCGCCTAGTTTCATTTGCTCTAAGACTACAAGGGTTACTTCTTTGGCACTCATTTCAGGCTTTAAGTCATAAGTAGCCACTTTTGGGCTACTAATTAGCACTCTATTTTCATTTTTAAAAGGAGTCTCTACTCCGCCATTGATGAAGAAAGTTACATGGGCGTATTTTTCAGTCTCAGCGATATGGCTTTGAGTTAGGTTATGAGAAGAGACAACTTCAGCGAGCGTGTTTTGAATGTTTTCTTTAGGAAATAAAATAGGGTAGGAAAATGTTTTGTCATAAGGTGTCATGGTAGCGATATGGAGTTTTTTAAAAGTTTGACGCTTGAAAGCATTAAAATCTTTATCGCCTAAAGCACTCACTATTTCTTTAGCCCTATCATTTCTGAAGTTTATAAAAATAAAGCTTTCATCATCTTGCATGCCTAAATAACCTTTAAAGCAAGTGGGTAAAATAAATTCATCGGTAATGTTTTCGTTATACTGACTTTTAATATATTCACTAGGACTTAAAGGGGTGGGGTTTGTAAGACCCATTAAGCTGTTATAGGCGAGTTCAATTCTCTCAAAGCGTTTGTCTCTATCCATGGCATAAAATCGCCCGCTAATGGTGGCGATTTGAATGTTTTCATTACAAATAGCCTGCATTTGTTCTAAATAAGTTAAAGCACTTTTAGGGGCAACATCTCTGCCATCAGTGATTAAATGCAAACAGACCTTTTTATTGAGCTTTTGACTCTCTAAGGCTAGAGCGATAAAATGCTCAATATGTGAATGCACGCCCCCATCACTCATCAGCCCCATAAGATGAACAACCTTGCTTTTATGGATAGTATCTAAAAAAGCGGTGTTGTTTTTAAGCTCATCATTTTGAATGCTTAAAGAAATTTTGACTAAATCTTGATAGAGCACTCTACCAGCCCCAATACACATATGCCCCACTTCAGAATTTCCCATTTGTCCTTTAGGTAAGCCTACGCTTAAGCCATGCGTGTCAACGAGACTATAAGGCAAAGTTTCAAACATCAAGTCATAAGTAGGCTTTTTAGCATGAAAGAAAGCATTATAATCGCTATCTTTGCGATACCCAATGCCATCAGTAATAATAAGAAGAGTTTTTTGTGCCATATTTTAAAGTGTTTTAAGGCTCTTGCATGATAGCAATGCGATTGGCCAAAATGGCGTTTCTTTGCCCTTTGGTGCAACGCTTGCATACTTCATGGGGTTGCTTTTTAGTGTGGGTTTTAGCAAACCTTGGAGATACTTTTGGCTTATGGGTGCTCTTAGTTTTAGCGTGAGTGTTTTTAGCCATATGAGCGTGTGTCATAGGGCGTTTATGCTCTTTATTTTCAAACTCTTTGTAAGAAGTTTTAATTTCTTTGATTTCTTGTGTTTCTTTAGCCTTAACTTCTTTTATAGCTTGAATCTCTTGGGTTTTTGACTCTATGGGAGCTATTTGGGGTGTAATCTGATTTTTATTAACACTTGCTAAAAGTTGTGGCATGGTGTTGCCAATAGGGTCTAGGGCTAAATTGCTATTGGCGCTTTTTTGTAAGGCTTGATCCTTTTTGGCATGCTCATTAAAGAGTTTAGATTCTTTTAGGTGCTTGATTTTATCTTGAATGTCTTCATAATATTTTTCAGCATCTTCATTGGATTTTTGGTTTCTTTCCCAACGACTACCCTTATTGTAAGATTTAATCATATTTTTTAAATCGCCGTTATAGCGTGTTTTCCAATAGATTAATTCTTTAAGGGCTACTTCAGAAGCAAAGGTATTATTTTGGATAAGTAATTCACCCATTACATTGCGTAAAAAGGGGCTGTCTTTGTGTCCGTAGCTTTTTAATACGCTTGGAATATAAGCATGATAGACACCAGCACTTGGGTCAGAAAAATTCACTCTATAAGTTCCTGCACATGACTCTTTCCATGCAATACTTGCTAATTCATATCCTAGATTTTCCTTAGAGCCAAATTGATATGCAAATCGTAAGACTTCTTTTTGCTTGGGGTTAAATTCTTTAATATTATCGCATTTAGTCATTGCGGCAATATGTGTAACAGGAGACATGTTTTTATGTTTAATATTCTCAGCATTCTTTTGAGAACTTTCCTCTGCGTGTAAACTTAGGCTTAAAAGCATGCTTAGACTCGCACCTACAAAAAGGGCTTTTAGCTTAGTATTAGTAAATAAGGTTAAATTTTTCAAATGCTTACCTCTGTATTGAATTAAGAATTTATAAATAAGGGCAAATTTGAGTATAATTCTACCACAAATTTAGCCTAGCTTACATTTAGGATAAAGTTAAATTTTGAGGGAGACATAAATTTTGGTTGCAGAAGAATTATTAATAGAGATTTTGACTGAAGAATTACCCGCACAAGCGCTATTGAATGAATATAAAGAAATGCCTCAAAAATTAGAAATGCTTTTTCAAAAATATGCACTAGAAGTAGGGGAATTGGAGATTTTTTACACCCCTAGGCGTTTGTGTTTGTTTATCAAAGATTTCCCCCTTTCAACCAAAGAGACTAGAGAAGAGTTTTTTGGAGCACCCATTGAAATTGCTTGTAATAACAAAGATAAAACGCAAGGCTTAAATGCGGTGGGTTTGGGGTTTTATAAGAAATTAGGACTAGAATTAAAAGACAATAAACATTTCCAAACAGCTTTTAAAAACAATAAAGAAGTGCTTTATTACGCTAAAATCAATGCCCCACAGCCTACAAAACATCTGATTATGCCTATTATTGTGGAGTTTTTAGAGAGTTTGAATTTTGGAAAATCTATGCGTTGGGCTAGCGTAGAAAAGAGCTTTATTAGACCTATTCATAATATTTGCGTGTTGTTTAACCAACAAGATTTCAATGATATTGAAGTAAAAGAATATGGTTTTAAAACCAAACAAGCCACACAAGTGCATAGACAAGAGAGTTTTGAATATATTAAGGTTAGTAGTCCTAAGGAATATTTTGAAATTTTAGAAAAACACCATGTTATTTTAGATTCAAAAAAGCGTGAAACTAAAATCCTTCAAGAGATTAGAGAGTTAGAAAAGCATTACAATATTGTAGTAGAGATTGATACTAATTTACTCAAAGAAGTCATAGCCATTACGGAATACCCTACAGCACTTTTTGGGGAGTTTGACAAGGAATTTTTGAAATTACCCAGTGAAATTATTATCACTTCCATGAAAGAAAATCAACGTTATTTTGCTACCTTTAATAAAGACAGCAAGACATTACACAACGGCTTTATTGTGGTGAGTAACGCCATTAGCAAAGATAAGCAAAAAATTATTCTAGGCAATCAAAAGGTTTTAAAAGCTCGTTTAAGTGATGCAGTTTTCTTTTATGAAAATGATTTGAAAAAGCCCTTAGATAACGCCCCTTTAGAGAATGTTGTCTTTGTGCAAGGCTTAGGAACTTTAAAAGATAAAGTGGAGCGTGAGTTAATTATCGCCAAATATTTAACACAAAAATACTCTTCACATTTAAACATGCCTTTAGAAAAAGCCCTTGAACTCATTCTTAGAGCCATTAAAATCGCTAAGGCAGATTTACTGACTGAAGTGGTGTATGAATTTACAGAACTTCAAGGGATTATGGGCTATTACTACGCTTTAGCCCAAAATGAAGATAAGCTCGTTGCTTTGAGTATCAAAGAGCAATACTTACCCACAAGCGAAAACGCCCCCTTACCTTCTAATGTCTTTAGTGCGATAGTTTCTTTAAGCCTTAAGATAGATAGCTTGTTTGCTCTTTTTAGTGTGGGTAAAATTCCTAGTGGTTCTAAAGACCCTTACGCATTAAGGCGTATGGGATTAGGGCTATTAAAGATTATTTCTCACTATGAATTAGACTTTGATTTAAAAGTAGATTTAGAAAATATACTACAAGAAGTGGGCGTTTATAAAAGCTTTGATTTAGAGATGTTAGAGAAGTTTTTACTAGAGCGATTTGCAAATTTAATAGAGTGTAACCCATCAATTATTAGAAGCGTGCTTAATGCCAATGAGCGAGATATAGTGAAAATCATTCAAAAAGTCAAAGCCTTAAAACGCTTTTTGGATAACCCAAAGAACGCTCAAAAGAAAGAATTACTTTTTAGTGCTTTCAAACGCCTAGCTAACATTAATAAAGATAGAAATCTCAATGAGCCTAGCAATTTTTCAACAAATCTTTTTAAAGAGCCACAAGAACATGCCCTTTTTAGTGCATACAATGAGCTAAAAACGAGCCATTTTGATAGTTTAGATAGCAAGATAGAGGCTTATTTTAGTTTGCATGAGCCTTTAGAAGAGTATTTTAAAAGCGTGCTAGTTATGGATAAAGATAAGGAAATTCAAGAAAATCGCAAGAATTTCTTGCTAAGTATTTATAAGAGTTTCTTAGAAATCGGGGATATTAAAGAAATTGCCATTTAAAATGTTGAAACTTTTCTTTAAAACCAAACCCTTTATTTTAGTTTTAGCTTGTAGTGCTTTTTTAAATCCCCTTAGTGCACGCACTTTTACCTTAAAAGAGTTTTTAAAAGAAGTAGAAACTAACTCTATGGAGTTAATCGCTAAAAAAGCTGATTTTAAGAGCCGATTGAATGAACAGCGCTCTATAAACTCTTGGGATTTTCCCTATATTGATAATGAAACTTCTATGGTTAAAAACTATCAAGGTATTGTAGAGGCTCAGCCTAGAACCGTTTTAGTCATTAAGCCAAAACTCCCATGGGTTAGTTCATTACTATCTAAAAGCCTCTCTATTAAAACCATTCAATATGATAAAAGTTATAAGTTAAGCAAGAATCTTGCCTTTATAGGGGCAAAACGCTTGTATCTCACTTATGTTATCACCAAAGAAAAATACAAAATTTATGTGCAACGAGAAAATAATTTCTACTCTCAGCTAGAAATCGCTAAGAAAAAGGTCAAAGCTGGGAGCATGAGCGAAAAGGACTATATCAATTTTAGAAATTCTTATTTAGAATCTAAGCTTGCTAAAACCAATATTGAAACTAGATTGATTAATTTAGAAAAACTACTAGATACCATGTTAGCGATTGTAGAGCCAGTCAAACAAGATGCTCATTTTGATACTTATTTAAACCATTTGCATGATGTAAAGGTGCTAGGCTTAGATTTTGAGTATGTGCGTTTAGAGCCACAATCTTTAAAGCGCATTTTAGACCATTCTTTATATGTGGATATTTTGGATTTAACAGCTAAGGATTATGGGGTTAATGCTAAACTAGCCAATAGAGATGTGTTTCATAATTTTGAATTTGGACTTGGGGCTGAGAGCTATAACTCTTCTACCAACTTTTCTATGGATATTCGTATCCCCCTACCTTTAACCCCAAAAAATATCTATCAAAAGCGTAAGTTTTTAGATTTGCAAAGTGGGGCACTCGCTCAAAATGAGGTAACAAAGAGAAATATTAGAATTAATGCTAATTCGTATCTTAACCAACTAAAAACTAAAGAAGAGTATATTAAGGTGCAAAAAGAGGCGATTGATAATAAAAAGCGCCTTATGGAAATGGGGCGTGTGGCTTATGAGGCGCAAAAAATTGGTTTGTTTGAATATTTGATTTATCAAAATTCTTACATGGACGCTCTTATTGCCTTAGCAGAGGCAAAGGTTGAGTATGTCAATATTACCGCTCTTTTAGAAGAGACATTAGGAGAAAGTTTGACAAGATTAGGAGAATTGAATTGAAAAAGTCATTATGCTTAATCTTTTTATGCATGGTTTTTAAGCTTTCTTTAGAGGCTAAAAGCTATCAAGAGATTATTTTAAGCGAACAGCAACTAAAGCATATGGGCTTGCATGTGCTTAGATTGGATAAAGAGATTTTTAGTAAAGGACTTCCTTTTAACGCTTATATTGACTTTGATAGTAAAAGCTCTGTGGTTCAAAGCTTGAGCTTTGATGCCTCAGTAGTGGCAGTGTATAAGCGAGAGGGCGAGCAAGTCAAAAAAGGCGATATGATTTGTGAAGTAAGTTCTATTAGCTTAAGCAATCTCTATTTTGAATTACAAAACAATAGAAATAAACTTAAAATTGCCACTGATGTTACTAAAAAAGATTTAGAGCTTTATAAAGCGGGGGTAATTTCCCAAAGAGAATACCAAACAAGCTTTTTAGCAAGTGAAGAAATGAGACTTAAAGTAGAGCAGTTAGAGACTACTTTCAAAGGTTTTGGCATAGACCCTAAAAAACCTAAGGGGGATTATGGTTTTAGAATTGTTGCAAGAGATAGTGGCTTATTGTCTGTTGCTCCTAAAAATGCCGGCGAAAAGATTTTAGCCTTCACTAGTTATGTGCGTATTTCTAAGAGCAGTAATTTGATTGCACGCATTAAATTACCCGTAGATGTCTCTAGGCATATTAAACAAGGCTCTCTAATTTATAGTAGTGATGGCATGTGGATAGGAGAGATTCAAAGCGTTTCAGTTGTTTTAGATAGAGGCTCTAATACTATTTTAGCAACAGCTCTTATTAGTGAGAAGAGCTATCATGTGGGCGAAATGGTGGAAGTCTATATTCAAGGCTCACAGCCTAAAGACTCGGTATTAGTCCCCTCAAAAGCTCTCATTAGAGATGGCAAAAATTATTTAGCTTTCATTAGAACTTCTAAGGGGTTTAGGCCTATCATAGCCCATGTTTTAGAGGAGCGCAATAAGACTTTTGTTGTTAGTAGTGATAGCCTAAAGCCTAGCGATAGCGTGGCAACGGGCGCACTCATTGGATTAAAAGGCATGATAAATCACTTAGGGGAAGAGTAATGTTGGCCTCTATTATTGAGTTTTCCTTACGCCAACGAATTGTAATTATTGTTTGTGCGTTTTTGACCTTATTTTTTGGGACTTATAGCTTTATTAGTACGCCCGTAGATGCTTTCCCTGATATTGCGCCCACTCAAGTAAAAATCATCTTAAAACTTCCGGGTTCAAGCCCAGAAGAAATGGAAAATAACATTGTGCGCCCTTTAGAATTAGAGCTTTTAGGCTTGAAAGGGCAAAAATCTTTAAGAAGTGTCTCTAAATACTCTATTTCAGACATTACCATAGATTTTGATGATAGCGTAGATATTTATCTTGCTCGCAACATGGTTAATGAACGCCTTATTGGTGTAATGAAAGACTTGCCAGTAGGGGTTGAGGGGGGCATGGCACCTATTGTTACACCCCTATCAGATATGTTTATGTTTACGATTGATGGGGATATTAGTGAAGTAGAAAAGCGCCAGCTCTTAGATTTTGTAATCCGCCCACAATTAAGAATGATTAGTGGTGTGGCTGATGTCAATTCTATTGGGGGTTTTAGTAGGGCGTTTGTGATTGTGCCAGATTTTAATGATATGGCAAGACTTGGAGTGAGTGTCTCTGATTTAGAAGAAGTTTTGAGGGCTAATTTAAGAAATAGCGGGGCAGGGCGAGTGGATAGAGATGGTGAGACTTTTTTAGTAAAAATCCAAACCGCCTCATTAAGCCTAGAAGATATTGGTAAAATCACCGTTTCTACCAAAATGGGACATTTACATATCAAAGATTTTGCAAAAGTAGTGAGTGAGTCTCGCACTCGCTTAGGCTTTGTTACTAAAGATGGTTTAGGTGAGACTACACAGGGCTTAGTTCTGTCTTTAAAAGGAGCCAATTCTAAGCAAATTATCACACAAGTGCGTAAAAAATTAGAAGAATTAAAGCCCCTTTTGCCTCAAGGGGTATCTATCAATGTGTTTTATGACCGCTCAGATTTCACACAAAAAGCTATCGCAACCGTTTCTAAGACTCTAATAGAGGCGATTATTTTAATTATTATCACGCTCTTTTTATTTTTAGGAAATTTACGAGCAAGTATTGCAGTAGGAGTGATTCTGCCCTTAAGCCTATCAGTGGCATTTATCCTTATTAAAGCGAGTGATTTGACCTTAAATTTAATGAGTTTGGGCGGACTCATTATTGCCATAGGCATGTTAATTGACTCTGCAGTGGTAGTGGTAGAAAACGCTTTTGAAAAATTAAGCAATAATACCACTACCACCAAATTGCATGCGATTTATCGCTCATGCAAAGAAATAGCTGTTTCAGTGGTTAGTGGTGTGATTATTATTATTGTGTTTTTTGTGCCCATTTTAACTTTGCAAGGACTAGAGGGCAAAATGTTTAAGCCTCTAGCTCAAAGCATTGTTTATGCGCTATTAGGCACTTTGGTGCTTTCAATCACCATTATTCCTGTGGTAAGCTCATTGGTATTAAAAGCAACGCCTCATAGTGAAACCTTTCTCACACGCTTTTTAAATAAAGTCTATGCTCCGTTACTAGAATTTTTTCTTCATAATCCTAAAAAGGTCATTATAGGGGCGTTTATATTTTTGGTCTTAAGCTTATCGCTTTTTCCTTTTGTAGGTAAGACTTTTATGCCAAATTTAGATGAGGGCGATGCGATTTTAAGCGTAGAGACCACTCCCTCTATTTCTTTAGAGCAATCAAGAGAGCTTATGCTTAAGATTGAAAAAACTATTAAAGATAATGTCAAAGAAGTTAAAACCATAGTTGCACGCACAGGCGCTGATGAATTAGGACTTGATTTAGGGGGGTTGAATCAAACGGACACTTTTATCTCTTTTATCCCTAAAAAGGAATGGTCTGTAAAAACTAAAGAGCAATTATTGCAAAAAATTATGGATTCTTTAACGGACTTTAAGGGGATTAACTTTTCTTTCACTCAGCCTATTGAAATGAGAATTTCTGAAATGCTAACGGGTGTTAGAGGGGATTTAGCGATTAAAATTTTTGGCGAAGACATTTCTAAATTAAACCAACTAAGTTTTAAAATCGCTCAGCTTTTAAAGGGCATTAGAGGTTCTAGCGAGGTTTTAACCACGCTTAATGAGGGGGTAAACTATTTATATGTTACTCCCGATAAAGAGGCTATGGCAAATGTGGGGATTGCAAGCGATGAGTTTTCAAAATTTCTTAAATCCGCTTTAGAGGGCTTGATTGTAGATACGATTCCTACAGGGCTTTCACGCACTCCTGTAATCATTCGCCAAGAGAGTGATTTTGCTAGTTCAATTACCAAGCTTAAAAGTCTTGCATTAACCTCTAAGTATGGTGTTGCAGTGCCTATAACTTCTATTGCAGATATTGAAGAAGTTGATGGCCCCGTTTCAATTGCAAGGGAAAATTCAAGGCGCATGAGTGTGGTGCGTAGCAATGTAATAGGGCGAGATTTAAATGGTTTTGTAGAAGAAGTTAAAAAGGTCATTAAAGAGCATGTTGAATTGCCACCGAATTATTTTATCACTTATGGGGGGCAGTTTGAAAACCAGCAACGAGCTAATGCAAGGCTTTCAACCGTGATTCCTTTAAGTATATTAGCGATTTTTTTCATTCTCTTTTTTACCTTTAAGAGCATTCCTCTAGCCTTACTCATTCTTTTAAACATTCCCTTTGCAGTAACCGGCGGACTCATTGCGCTCTTTTTAGTAGGAGAGTATATTTCAGTGCCAGCAAGTGTGGGCTTTATCGCTCTTTTTGGGATTGCAGTCTTAAATGGGGTGGTAATGATAGGGTATTTTAAAGAGCTTTTATCACAAGGTAAGAGTGTGGAAGAATGCGTGATAGAGGGGGCTAAAAGGCGTTTAAGACCGGTTTTAATGACGGCTTGTATTGCTGGATTAGGGCTAATCCCCTTATTATTTTCTCATAGTGTAGGCTCAGAAGTTCAAAAGCCTTTAGCGATTGTTGTGCTTGGAGGTTTGGTTACTTCAAGTGCTTTGACTTTACTTTTATTGCCACCGATGTTTATGCTAGTGGCTAAAAAAATCAAAGTGATTTAGGGGACTAAATGTTAGCTTTAGAATTATTTGTAGAAGTATATTTAAAGGATACTATCATAGACTTTTTATTCGCTCAAGGCTTTGATGACTTTTTTTGCACGCCTTGTCATAAATATGCCTCCCCCTCAGAGCTTTTAAGCCAAAAAGAGCAAGTGAGCGGTTGTAAAGATTATGCGAAATTCAGACTCTTTTTAGCAGATAATGTAGCATTAGAATTAAGCCAAGCTTTACGAGATAAATTTACCTCTAAGGGTATCAAGCTTTTTTATACCCAAGTGCATGAATTATAAGTTTCATTTTGTAGCATAATCTATTGAATTAAAAATTAAGAGATTTTTTTTACGCTACAAAAACTTTTTAAAATCTTAAAAAACATAGCCTAAATTAAAAGCATGAATGCCTCAAAAAGGTATTTATAGCGCTTTTTGCCATGCTAATATTACTAAAATACGCTTTTAAAATAATATTTTCAAAAATGCTAAAAAATCAAGGAAAAAATTACTTTTTTGTTGCTATATTTACATTAAACTATTAACTATATTAGGAATAAAATATGAA contains the following coding sequences:
- the glyS gene encoding glycine--tRNA ligase subunit beta — protein: MVAEELLIEILTEELPAQALLNEYKEMPQKLEMLFQKYALEVGELEIFYTPRRLCLFIKDFPLSTKETREEFFGAPIEIACNNKDKTQGLNAVGLGFYKKLGLELKDNKHFQTAFKNNKEVLYYAKINAPQPTKHLIMPIIVEFLESLNFGKSMRWASVEKSFIRPIHNICVLFNQQDFNDIEVKEYGFKTKQATQVHRQESFEYIKVSSPKEYFEILEKHHVILDSKKRETKILQEIRELEKHYNIVVEIDTNLLKEVIAITEYPTALFGEFDKEFLKLPSEIIITSMKENQRYFATFNKDSKTLHNGFIVVSNAISKDKQKIILGNQKVLKARLSDAVFFYENDLKKPLDNAPLENVVFVQGLGTLKDKVERELIIAKYLTQKYSSHLNMPLEKALELILRAIKIAKADLLTEVVYEFTELQGIMGYYYALAQNEDKLVALSIKEQYLPTSENAPLPSNVFSAIVSLSLKIDSLFALFSVGKIPSGSKDPYALRRMGLGLLKIISHYELDFDLKVDLENILQEVGVYKSFDLEMLEKFLLERFANLIECNPSIIRSVLNANERDIVKIIQKVKALKRFLDNPKNAQKKELLFSAFKRLANINKDRNLNEPSNFSTNLFKEPQEHALFSAYNELKTSHFDSLDSKIEAYFSLHEPLEEYFKSVLVMDKDKEIQENRKNFLLSIYKSFLEIGDIKEIAI
- the gpmI gene encoding 2,3-bisphosphoglycerate-independent phosphoglycerate mutase — encoded protein: MAQKTLLIITDGIGYRKDSDYNAFFHAKKPTYDLMFETLPYSLVDTHGLSVGLPKGQMGNSEVGHMCIGAGRVLYQDLVKISLSIQNDELKNNTAFLDTIHKSKVVHLMGLMSDGGVHSHIEHFIALALESQKLNKKVCLHLITDGRDVAPKSALTYLEQMQAICNENIQIATISGRFYAMDRDKRFERIELAYNSLMGLTNPTPLSPSEYIKSQYNENITDEFILPTCFKGYLGMQDDESFIFINFRNDRAKEIVSALGDKDFNAFKRQTFKKLHIATMTPYDKTFSYPILFPKENIQNTLAEVVSSHNLTQSHIAETEKYAHVTFFINGGVETPFKNENRVLISSPKVATYDLKPEMSAKEVTLVVLEQMKLGADLIIVNFANGDMVGHTGNFEASIKAVEVVDECLGKILSLVKELDYAMLLTSDHGNCEHMKDENHNPLTNHTAGSVYCFVLGNGVKALKNGALNNIASSVLKLMGIKAPEVMDEPLF
- a CDS encoding type I restriction enzyme HsdR N-terminal domain-containing protein — translated: MTLAMNSRGECDRMIDDGLLEFATESVQRYSNKDFGEQQVKNSLIMPFLKALNYDCFDPNIISLEYRPPLYKGQQACDYIITSKNKSKFLVEAKAINENLNKYINQLASYFNASVGVRIAILTNGVQYWVFSDLKIPNLMDEEPFLKLDLLNLSLQDKEILEYFTYENFDASRIIQKVLERKCYQEIKDILKNAFTEPNEKWVNFISQQTTIKEISFNTKDLIKKAFNEIILEQHHCTDESYQEIEKSSVIQEEYNGFVVLDERIKWKNKVCESFIFLEKVEQTKDNQELLFKTLMRLYELDGKKLLELAKQDYRDSTRKSSSNSGIKLSLSKERIKSSSNVEIKKLPTPTPIYYYATLSSDSIKKLIINLLKEFKLEEESFRIKLRDKKEELK
- a CDS encoding efflux RND transporter periplasmic adaptor subunit, with the translated sequence MVFKLSLEAKSYQEIILSEQQLKHMGLHVLRLDKEIFSKGLPFNAYIDFDSKSSVVQSLSFDASVVAVYKREGEQVKKGDMICEVSSISLSNLYFELQNNRNKLKIATDVTKKDLELYKAGVISQREYQTSFLASEEMRLKVEQLETTFKGFGIDPKKPKGDYGFRIVARDSGLLSVAPKNAGEKILAFTSYVRISKSSNLIARIKLPVDVSRHIKQGSLIYSSDGMWIGEIQSVSVVLDRGSNTILATALISEKSYHVGEMVEVYIQGSQPKDSVLVPSKALIRDGKNYLAFIRTSKGFRPIIAHVLEERNKTFVVSSDSLKPSDSVATGALIGLKGMINHLGEE
- the gatC gene encoding Asp-tRNA(Asn)/Glu-tRNA(Gln) amidotransferase subunit GatC; protein product: MQIDDKLLQRLEKLSMLEIKDEHKESVKSHLAETLGFVENIFALETSDLNTNTNLSTPLREDIAQNEPSVAQDILSQSKHSQDNYFIVPKIIE
- a CDS encoding TolC family protein, whose product is MLKLFFKTKPFILVLACSAFLNPLSARTFTLKEFLKEVETNSMELIAKKADFKSRLNEQRSINSWDFPYIDNETSMVKNYQGIVEAQPRTVLVIKPKLPWVSSLLSKSLSIKTIQYDKSYKLSKNLAFIGAKRLYLTYVITKEKYKIYVQRENNFYSQLEIAKKKVKAGSMSEKDYINFRNSYLESKLAKTNIETRLINLEKLLDTMLAIVEPVKQDAHFDTYLNHLHDVKVLGLDFEYVRLEPQSLKRILDHSLYVDILDLTAKDYGVNAKLANRDVFHNFEFGLGAESYNSSTNFSMDIRIPLPLTPKNIYQKRKFLDLQSGALAQNEVTKRNIRINANSYLNQLKTKEEYIKVQKEAIDNKKRLMEMGRVAYEAQKIGLFEYLIYQNSYMDALIALAEAKVEYVNITALLEETLGESLTRLGELN